GATACCTCTTTTTTCAATGCTTCAAGGAAAAGATCAGCCTCTTCTTTGCCCAGGGTAAGCGACGGTAACAAACGAATGGTGTTGGCACCCGCTACTCCGGTAAACATTTTATGCTCGAACAAAAGTTTGTTTCGAAGGTCCTTAACCGGGAAGTCAAATTCAATACCGATCATTAATCCACGTCCTCTGAGTTCCTTATATCCTCCGATTTCCTCGATTCCCTTCAAAAGGTAGTCTCCGATTTTCGCAGCATTTTCGATCAGATTATCATTTTTCATGATATCCAGTACTGCAACTCCGGCGGCACAAGCCAAATGGTTTCCTCCGAAAGTGGTACCCAGTAATCCGTAGCTGGCTTTGAATTTGGGAGAGATCAGAATTCCGCCGATCGGGAATCCGTTACCCATTCCTTTGGCCATCGACATAATGTCCGGCTCTATCCCGCTGAACTGATGCGAGAAGAATTTTCCGGTACGTCCATAGCCACATTGCACGCTGTCGAGAATGAGGATCGCGCCTGTCTCGTCACATTTACGTCTTAATGTTTGCAGGAATTCATCCGTGGAAACATTAATTCCGCCAACGCCCTGGATTCCTTCTACAATTACCGCGCAAACTTCGTCAGTAATACCGTTTTCAGCCGACTCCACGTCGTTGAAAGGAAGGAATGTAACGTGTTTATTGTAATTGATCGGGGCAACAATGGACGCATCGTCAGTAGCGGCCACTGCGCCGGCAGTACGTCCGTGGAATGATTTGGTGAACGATATTACTTTGGTTCTTCCGTTATGAAATGAAGCCAGTTTCAATGCATTTTCATTCGCCTCAGCTCCTGAGTTACAGAGAAACAGCTTGTAATCGGGGTAGCCCGAAAGTTCTCCCAATTTTTCAGCCAACTCTTCCTGCAATGA
The genomic region above belongs to Dyadobacter pollutisoli and contains:
- a CDS encoding aspartate aminotransferase family protein, coding for MSHLFDVYPIYDIEPVKARGSYLWDQNGTKYLDLYGGHAVISVGHCNPYYVDMLTKQLNAISFYSNSVKISLQEELAEKLGELSGYPDYKLFLCNSGAEANENALKLASFHNGRTKVISFTKSFHGRTAGAVAATDDASIVAPINYNKHVTFLPFNDVESAENGITDEVCAVIVEGIQGVGGINVSTDEFLQTLRRKCDETGAILILDSVQCGYGRTGKFFSHQFSGIEPDIMSMAKGMGNGFPIGGILISPKFKASYGLLGTTFGGNHLACAAGVAVLDIMKNDNLIENAAKIGDYLLKGIEEIGGYKELRGRGLMIGIEFDFPVKDLRNKLLFEHKMFTGVAGANTIRLLPSLTLGKEEADLFLEALKKEVSVATV